The Populus nigra chromosome 14, ddPopNigr1.1, whole genome shotgun sequence genome has a segment encoding these proteins:
- the LOC133672523 gene encoding protein SENSITIVE TO PROTON RHIZOTOXICITY 1-like, producing MSHPGESTRNPTGFSVPISNTDPRVPLLNLSTVRTRMDSLQQFLSESVNNNTLIGKDQMDMVSSEISSAIHEIIVNAAALLSCNSSSSQPFTPQPPVDSSAIKKAQVLKVENKEEDSEVVELDAVELLAEHVHFCEICGKGFKRDANLRMHMRAHGNQFKTLEALAKPDKGNETISASFAGKTKFSCPFEGCNRNKKHSKFKPLKSVICVRNHFKRSHCPKMYSCNRCNKKSFSVVTDLKSHLKHCGESRWKCSCGTSFSRKDKLFGHMALFEGHMPAVVGEEEDSKAKEVGVGGAVDMEEDEEEESVVKGDNLGGDCNDNEFFEGLLDGFCSMEGYSLQDVLGSPFSGIEEFCGLRH from the coding sequence aTGTCACATCCCGGCGAATCTACCCGAAATCCGACGGGATTTTCCGTCCCAATAAGTAACACAGACCCTCGAGTCCCACTCCTGAACCTCTCAACTGTCCGTACGAGAATGGATTCACTTCAGCAATTCCTATCAGAATCAGTCAACAACAACACTTTAATCGGAAAAGATCAGATGGACATGGTCTCTTCCGAGATCTCCTCAGCCATACATGAAATCATTGTCAACGCTGCTGCTCTTCTCTCTTGTAACAGCAGTAGCTCACAACCCTTTACGCCTCAGCCGCCGGTGGATAGTTCTGCAATAAAAAAGGCCCAAGTTTTGAAagtagaaaataaagaagaggacAGTGAAGTCGTAGAACTTGATGCGGTAGAATTGCTCGCCGAGCATGTTCATTTTTGTGAGATTTGCGGAAAAGGGTTTAAAAGAGATGCGAATTTGCGTATGCATATGCGTGCGCATGGGAATCAGTTCAAAACCCTTGAGGCACTAGCTAAGCCTGATAAGGGTAATGAAACGATATCAGCTTCCTTTGCGGGGAAGACAAAGTTTTCTTGCCCTTTTGAAGGCTGTAATAGGAACAAGAAACATAGTAAGTTCAAGCCATTGAAGTCGGTGATTTGTGTAAGAAATCATTTTAAGAGGAGTCATTGTCCGAAGATGTATTCTTGTAATCGGTGCAACAAGAAGAGTTTTTCGGTTGTTACGGATCTGAAGAGTCATTTGAAACATTGTGGGGAGTCGAGATGGAAGTGTTCTTGTGGGACTAGTTTTTCGAGGAAGGATAAGTTGTTTGGTCATATGGCTTTGTTTGAAGGACACATGCCTGCTGTTGTTGGTGAAGAGGAGGATAGTAAGGCCAAGGAGGTGGGAGTTGGCGGCGCGGTGGATATGGAggaggatgaagaagaagaatcggTTGTAAAGGGAGATAATTTGGGTGGGGATTGTAATGATAATGAGTTTTTTGAGGGATTGCTTGATGGGTTCTGTTCCATGGAAGGGTATAGCTTGCAGGATGTATTGGGGTCTCCTTTTAGTGGAATCGAGGAGTTTTGTGGTCTCAGGCATTGA